The Sporomusaceae bacterium DNA segment TCGTCGGCTTCTTCGAATACACCTTCATGCGCACCGGCGGCCCCCTGCCCCTGAGCGAACTTGCCGGACTATTCGAACGCTACCACCACGAACGGGGCGTCGCCGAGGAATTCTTCGGCGCCGACACCAAGGTATTCCAGACCTGGGCGTACGAGAGCGCGATACCGGCCGACATCACCACCGAAGTGCTCGACTACGAGAAAGCGTCGGCGATGATCCGCGCCGCCGGCTCGGGAGCCCTGTCGATGTGCTACTGCCGCCACCAGGCCCACCACCGCGGCGTCGCCTGCAGCGCCCCGGTCGACGATGTCTGCACCTCGCTCGGCCCCGCCGCCGAATGGCTCGTCAGGCGCGGCTTCGCCCGCCCGGCCGGCGTCGACGAACTGCTGCGCGTCCTCGACCGCACCGAAGCCCTTGGCCTCGTCCACCTCGCCGACAATGTCGCCAACAGGCCCGCCTTCGTCTGCCACTGTTGCGGCTGCTGCTGCGGCGTGCTCCGCACCGTCAACGAACAGGGCATCCTGTCCGTCCATCCCAGCAATTTCGTCGCTGTCATCGACACCGCAAAATGCACCGCCTGCGGCCTTTGCGCCCGCCGCTGCCACGTCAAGGCGGCAACGCCCGCCGAGCCGTCCGCCGCCATCGACCCCGGCCGCTGCCTGGGCTGCGGCGTGTGTGTCAAAAGCTGCCCGCAAGGGGCGATAACTCTTGTCCGCCGCGATCTGATCCGCATCCCGCCAAGGGATAAGCTGGAGCAGCTGAAACGGATAGCGGAGCAACGAGGCAAGTTATAAAGGAGGCCAGGTTTTGAACCAGTACTACAAAGGCGTCGCCCTCGTATTCCTCTCCGCCCTGGGCTTCAGCCTGCTGCCGATCTTCGCTATCTTCGCGTACCGCGAAGGCGCAAACGTCCTGACAATCCTCTTCCTGCGCTTTTCCTTCGCCGCCCTCTTTCTGTTCGCGTACCTCGCCCTAAAAAAGCAGCCTGTCGCGGTATCACGCCGCCAGCTCGCCCTGCTGTTCGCGCTCGGCGGCGTCCTTTACTCCGCCCAGTCCTCCCTCTTTTTCGGGTCGCTGCGCTACATCCCCGCTTCCCTTACCTCCCTTCTCCTCTACACCTTCCCGATAATCGTCGCCATTCTCGCCAGCATCGTCGACAAAGAAAAACTCACCCGCGACAACCTGCTGGCCATCACCTTCGCAATGACAGGACTTGTCTTCGTCCTCGGCGCTTCCCCGTCGGCGGTCGACATCACCGGCATCCTTATGGCTCTCGGGGCGGCTGTCGTATATTCTGTTTACCTCGTGCTCGGCGCCAGGGTTGTCAGGGAATTGTCGCCGACCGTCACCACCGCCTTCGTCGCCAGCTTCGCCGCCCTTTCGCTGCTGACCGCCGGCACGGCCGGCGGGGCGTTGAACTTCGCCCTCTCCCCTGCCGCCTGGCTGGCGGTGGCCGGCATCGTCGCTTTCGCCACCATCATGGCCATGCTCACCCTCTTCCGCGGCCTGGAGCTCATCGGCCCCACCCGCTCCTCCATCCTCAGCATGCTCGAACCGCTTCTCACCTTTGCCTTTTCCGCCCTCCTGTTCGGCGACCGCTTCACCGCCCTTCAGTTGGCCGGCGGAGTCGCCGTGCTCGCCGGCGCAGCCATGGTGGTGCTGTCGCGCGGCAAACAGGAAGCAGGCGAACAACGATAAAACCCTTGCCTCATGGCAAGGGTTCATTCATACAATGCCCTCAATTGTCAGCACCAGCATCAGCAGCATCACCGCCTGGGTAACCGCAAAACCTGCCGCCGCCACCCTCACTCCCAGCCGCCGGCCGAAAACGCCTATAGCCCGGGGCAGGGACGAAGCGAACAAGTCGTAGAAATTATGCAGCAGGGAAACTGTCAGCAGCAGCGGCACAACAGCCGCCGCCGGCACCGCCCCGTCGCGGAGCGCCGCTCCCACAGCCGCGACGCCGCCGATCATGCTGACAAGCCCGGTGCCGGCAAGGGGCAGCAGGCCGGCGTCCAGCCCCAAGCGGGCGAGAAGCGGCAGATAATCGGCGAGACGCTGCAGATAGCCGGTCTTAATGAAAACCATCGCCACGTACGACATAGAGGCCATCCAGGCGGTCATACTCACGAACGGCCGCCAGCTTCCCGCCACCGCCGCCCGCACCGCGGCCGGCCAGCCCATGACCGGTTTATCCGCCGGCGCCGGGCAGTTGCCCGGCCGGCCGCCGCTCAGCAGGCGCGCGTAAACAATGCCAATCAACGATATTATCACGAAGGACGCGAAATAAACGGTGAGAAACCTTATGGCCACACCCGGCGGATAAAGCGCCGCCATGATGGGAATAAAAGAGAACACAAAAAATTGCACCACCGCCGGCGCCTTCGCCACCAAATTGGCGGCGATCACCTCCCCGTCCGACAGCCCCGTCCGCTCCCTCGCCAACGCCACCGCCGCCATGCCCGCGGTCCGGTCGCCGGCCGCCAGCACCACCGACAGCGCACAGGCCGGCGGCAGGCCGGTCAGCCGGGCCACCGCGGGCAGCAGCCGTCGGCCACCTATCACGACGCCGCGATTGGCAAACAGGCCGGCGAAGAGCAAGCCGATATACAGGGACGGCAGCACGCTCTTCATTATATCCGCCGTCGCCCAGGCGGCGGCAGCCAGTTCATTCATCGCCCTTCCCCCGCCGGTAGATGCAGCCGGCGTGCCTGGCGCAATAATAGCCCCCCTCGTCGCAGGACACGAGGCTCTCGACAGCGCCGGCCGTCGGCCGGCCCGCCTGGGCCTTGACCAAGGCGAAAGCTTTGTCCACCTGCTCGCCCGTTCCCTCCACCAGCATCGTCGTCGCCCCCTCCGCGCCGCACAGACCCCCGGCGCCGATCACCGTCACCGCCGCGCCGGTCAGCATTTCCAGCGCATCCCGCTCGGTAACAACCTTGCCGAACAGCGGCAGCAGGCCCACAGCCATTCCCATCGCCTTGTCGATCCGCCTGCGGCCAGCCTTGCGGCTGACATCGGCTATCGATCCCGGTATTAGCTTCTCCAGCCCGACGGCGATTATCGTCCGTATCCCTTCCGAATAAACCATACTCAGCGCTTTGCCGGCCGCGCCGCCGCCGGCAAGCCCGGCCATCAGCCCGGCAGTCCCGTGCATATCCAGGGCGTTGGCGCCGGTGATAAACACATCGTCGGGCCCCAGCGCCGCAAGCTCCTCGTCCAGGCAGTCGTCTATACACCGCCACCGGCCGCCCTCGACCAGCGCGTAATGCGGCGCCTCCACCAGCACTTTCGCGGTCCGCGCCCCGTCCGGGGTAATCCGGCCGCCGATGCGGAGCGGCGCCACGCCGAAGAGTTCGGCCAGCGCAGCCACGGTCGTCCCCGCCTTCAGCACGATCTTCCCCCGTTCCCTTGCCGCCCGCACATCGGGCATCCCCCAGACCGCAAGGGCGATCAGCCTTTTGGCTGCCGGTACGCTGATGACTACCTGGCCGTTCATACATACGCCTCCTTTTGCGTCCCGCTCGAAGAGGGGCCGCCGTTACCGGATAAATTCCCGCCCGGCACGCGCCAATCCTGCCAAGGAGATGATATAGTGCAAGAAGTCCGCGACATTATCCGTCCTGCCCTCACCGTCCTATTCATCGGCTTCAACCCCGGCATCCGCTCGGCCGAAACCGGCCACCACTTCGCCGGCCACTCCAACCGCTTCTGGAAACTGCTGCACGCCGCCGGCCTTACCCCCCGGCAGCTCAGGCCGGAAGAAGACGACGAATTGCTGTCCTTTGGCTTTGGCATCACCAACATCGTACCTCGCCCTACAAAAGCCGCGGCGGAAATAACCCACGAGGAATATCGCCTTGGTCGCATGGCGCTCATCGACAAGCTCACCCTCTACCGGCCGCGGATCGCCTGCTACGCCGGCATCGGCGTCTACCGCGAGTTCGCCGTCCAAAAGGGTGTCGCCTGCGGGCTCCAGCGCGGCAGGGTCGTGTCGGGGGTGACCGACTTCGTCGTGCCCAACCCCAGCGGCCTCAACCGGATGTCTTTCGACGACCAGCTTCGGCACTACAAGGAATTAAGCTTCCTAGCCTCGCCGCCGGATAGTCCGCCCCCTGCCGGGTAAACACTAACGAAAATACGCTTTACGGGAGGGAAAAACGTGGAAAAAACCAACTTCCCCCAAATAACCGGCCAGTCCGACCTGCTCGACCCCTTCCACCCCGGTCGCTTCCAGTACAACTTCTTCAACCGGTGGGACGAACTGGAGAAAGAATACGCCAGACGGCTTTAAGCGCTTTGTCGGAACCAGCGCCGCAACGACAGTTTTTCCGTTTTCTTTTTCTCGTCAGATAGGGGATTTGCCGGTTTGTTGTCGAAATAGTTGAAAAGCAGGCTTAATACGGCAATTTTTATGCCAGAAGGCCGATTCACGCCTGGTTCAGCAGGAGGGTGCCATATGAACCTCTTTGACGACATTCGCGGAAAAATCGCTTCTCTGCCGCGCAGTCAGAGGAAAGTTGCCCAACACATCGTGGATAACTGGGAACGTGTCGCATATGAATCGTCGACCGCGATTGCACGCCAACTTGATCTCAGTCAGGCGACAATCATCCGAACCGCCTGCGCTCTTGGTTTTGCCGGCTTCCCGGAACTTCAGGGTCATCTGCGTGACATTATACAGCAGCGCGTTTCCTCGGTTGGCCGCCTCGACCGCGTAACCAAACGCTACGGCAAAGGCGCCGAACAAGGAAAACTGAACACGAAGGACCGGGTATTCAGGCAGTTGGCCGGAAATCTCCGGACCTTGTACACAGCTACGTCGGAAGAGGAATTATGCCGCGCCGCAGACTCCGTAATGCAGGCAGAACGCGTCTTTATCCTGGGGATGCGTTCCTCGAGCGCTATCGCCGCCTATTTGGGCTTCAACCTCTCAATGGTTCGCCCCAACGTGATTATCCAGGCCGACGACTACAACCTCCTTGAGAAGATGAAAGCCCTGTCGGCCCGCGACGTTCTTGTCGCCATAGTCTTCCCGCGCTACACTCGTCTCGCTATCGAAGCCACCAGGAAGGCCTATCAGTTGGGCGCCCGCGTGATTGGCGTTACCGACTCCGCCGCATCTCCCATCGGGGCGCTTAGCCACCAATCTTTCTACATTCCGGCCACCTCGACCCATTACAACCACTCCGCCCTCGCCGCCGTAGCCCTTGTCGACGCCCTATTGTCCTACCTGTCGGTGCGCTATGCGGACAGCGTCCGCAAAGAGCTGGAATTGATCGAAGAAGACTTCAAAAACTTCCACATATTTGAGAAATAACGGTACACGACCAGACCGGGACAACCCGGTTTTTTTTATTTTTTCGGGAGGATTTTCCCGCGACAGGCAGAATAGTATGAAAAAAGAATAGACCACTTCTTGCATCGTGATAAAAGTAGCAATCGCTACATAACGACTCTTTTTTACAAGGGAGACTGGTTATATGGTTGATGCAAAGTTTGCTGTAATCGGCGCCGGCAACGGCGGTATGGCCTTCGCCGGCTGCCTTTCCCTCCGCGGCGCGCATGTGCGTATCCATGACAGCGATCCGGCCATCATGGCCGATCTTGCGGCCATGGGCTCGATTGAGGTAATCGATTCCGGCCGGTCATCGACGGTGTCAATCGGCGAAG contains these protein-coding regions:
- a CDS encoding 4Fe-4S binding protein, giving the protein MGHLGNGKVDVFGALAARLDKNPVGAPHNETLMRILHIMYTEKEATVGSRFPQGFTTIDKLAALTGLPETELAPLLENMASKGLVVDIPRRDKVLYSLSPLVVGFFEYTFMRTGGPLPLSELAGLFERYHHERGVAEEFFGADTKVFQTWAYESAIPADITTEVLDYEKASAMIRAAGSGALSMCYCRHQAHHRGVACSAPVDDVCTSLGPAAEWLVRRGFARPAGVDELLRVLDRTEALGLVHLADNVANRPAFVCHCCGCCCGVLRTVNEQGILSVHPSNFVAVIDTAKCTACGLCARRCHVKAATPAEPSAAIDPGRCLGCGVCVKSCPQGAITLVRRDLIRIPPRDKLEQLKRIAEQRGKL
- a CDS encoding DMT family transporter, with product MNQYYKGVALVFLSALGFSLLPIFAIFAYREGANVLTILFLRFSFAALFLFAYLALKKQPVAVSRRQLALLFALGGVLYSAQSSLFFGSLRYIPASLTSLLLYTFPIIVAILASIVDKEKLTRDNLLAITFAMTGLVFVLGASPSAVDITGILMALGAAVVYSVYLVLGARVVRELSPTVTTAFVASFAALSLLTAGTAGGALNFALSPAAWLAVAGIVAFATIMAMLTLFRGLELIGPTRSSILSMLEPLLTFAFSALLFGDRFTALQLAGGVAVLAGAAMVVLSRGKQEAGEQR
- the mug gene encoding G/U mismatch-specific DNA glycosylase, which gives rise to MQEVRDIIRPALTVLFIGFNPGIRSAETGHHFAGHSNRFWKLLHAAGLTPRQLRPEEDDELLSFGFGITNIVPRPTKAAAEITHEEYRLGRMALIDKLTLYRPRIACYAGIGVYREFAVQKGVACGLQRGRVVSGVTDFVVPNPSGLNRMSFDDQLRHYKELSFLASPPDSPPPAG
- a CDS encoding MurR/RpiR family transcriptional regulator, with the protein product MNLFDDIRGKIASLPRSQRKVAQHIVDNWERVAYESSTAIARQLDLSQATIIRTACALGFAGFPELQGHLRDIIQQRVSSVGRLDRVTKRYGKGAEQGKLNTKDRVFRQLAGNLRTLYTATSEEELCRAADSVMQAERVFILGMRSSSAIAAYLGFNLSMVRPNVIIQADDYNLLEKMKALSARDVLVAIVFPRYTRLAIEATRKAYQLGARVIGVTDSAASPIGALSHQSFYIPATSTHYNHSALAAVALVDALLSYLSVRYADSVRKELELIEEDFKNFHIFEK